The Vespula pensylvanica isolate Volc-1 chromosome 5, ASM1446617v1, whole genome shotgun sequence genome includes a window with the following:
- the LOC122629195 gene encoding short-chain specific acyl-CoA dehydrogenase, mitochondrial isoform X3 codes for MLYKTCRDFAEGELKPIADKLDKGHIYPKEQIKKMGELGLMSIAIPENLGGTGLDYLAYAIAMEEISRGCASTGVIMSVHNSLYLGPIEKFGTPEQKEKYIRTFLDGQKVGCFALSEPGNGSDAGAASTTAVKNGDKYVINGTKSWITNGYEAEAVILFATTDKSKKHKGISSFIVDKPINGLSLGKKENKLGIRGSSTCSLIFEDCKIPEENILGEPGMGFKIAMMTLDSGRIGIACQALGIAQASLDCAIEYAAKREAFGNPIAKLQTIQQKLADMALKLESSRLLTWRAAYLKDIGKSYTKEAAMAKLSASEAATFCAHQCIQILGGMGYVTDMPAERHYRDARITEIYEGTSEIQKLVIAGNLIKEYNFS; via the exons ATGCTATACAAAACTTGCAg AGACTTTGCAGAAGGTGAACTGAAACCCATTGCAGACAAATTAGATAAAGGACATATTTATCCaaaagaacaaattaaaaaaatgggCGAGCTTGGTCTCATGAGCATCGCAATTCCTGAAAATTTAGGTGGAACTGGTTTAGATTATTTGGCATATGCGATTGCAATGGAAGAAATATCTAGAGGCTGTGCTAGTACAGGAGTAATAATGAGTGTACATAATTCATTGTACCTGGGACCTATAGAAAAGTTTGGTACTccggaacaaaaagaaaaatatattagaacaTTTTTAGATGGGCAAAAAGTTGGTTGCTTCGCTCTGAGTGAACCTGGTAATGGATCAGATGCAGGTGCTGCTTCTACCACTGCAGTAAAAAATGGAGATAAATATGTGATCAATGGAACTAAATCTTGGATAACAAATGGATATGAAGCAGAAGCAGTTATTTTATTTGCTACCAcagataaatcaaaaaaacatAAAGGAATAAGTAGCTTTATAGTGGATAAACCCATAAATGGTTTATCTctaggtaaaaaagaaaataagttaGGTATAAGAGGTAGCAGTACTTGTTCTTTGATATTTGAAGATTGCAAGATAccagaagaaaatattttaggaGAACCAGGAATGGGTTTTAAAATTGCAATGATGACATTAG ATTCTGGAAGAATAGGTATTGCTTGTCAAGCTCTTGGAATAGCCCAAGCATCTCTCGATTGTGCTATAGAATATGCAGCAAAACGAGAAGCATTTGGAAATCCCATAGCGAAATTACAAACCATTCAACAAAAATTGGCAGATATGGCTTTAAAATTGGAAAGCTCCAGATTATTAACATGGAGAGCTGCATATCTTAAAGATATTGGTAAATCTTATACAAAG gAAGCTGCTATGGCAAAACTATCAGCATCCGAAGCTGCTACTTTCTGTGCACATCAGTGTATACAAATATTGGGTGGTATGGGTTATGTCACTGATATGCCAGCAGAACGACATTATAGAGATGCGCGTATTACAGAAATATATGAAGGAACTTCCGAAATACAAAAATTGGTTATAGCTGGAAatcttataaaagaatataatttcagTTAA
- the LOC122629195 gene encoding short-chain specific acyl-CoA dehydrogenase, mitochondrial isoform X1, which yields MQNLRLIGKFRNVFQTYYSTARSIASISSLSETHQMLYKTCRDFAEGELKPIADKLDKGHIYPKEQIKKMGELGLMSIAIPENLGGTGLDYLAYAIAMEEISRGCASTGVIMSVHNSLYLGPIEKFGTPEQKEKYIRTFLDGQKVGCFALSEPGNGSDAGAASTTAVKNGDKYVINGTKSWITNGYEAEAVILFATTDKSKKHKGISSFIVDKPINGLSLGKKENKLGIRGSSTCSLIFEDCKIPEENILGEPGMGFKIAMMTLDSGRIGIACQALGIAQASLDCAIEYAAKREAFGNPIAKLQTIQQKLADMALKLESSRLLTWRAAYLKDIGKSYTKEAAMAKLSASEAATFCAHQCIQILGGMGYVTDMPAERHYRDARITEIYEGTSEIQKLVIAGNLIKEYNFS from the exons ATGCAAAATTTGAGGTTAATTG GAAAATTCCGCAATGTCTTTCAAACGTATTACTCGACTGCTCGAAGCATCGCCTCAATTTCTTCCTTATCTGAAACACATCAGATGCTATACAAAACTTGCAg AGACTTTGCAGAAGGTGAACTGAAACCCATTGCAGACAAATTAGATAAAGGACATATTTATCCaaaagaacaaattaaaaaaatgggCGAGCTTGGTCTCATGAGCATCGCAATTCCTGAAAATTTAGGTGGAACTGGTTTAGATTATTTGGCATATGCGATTGCAATGGAAGAAATATCTAGAGGCTGTGCTAGTACAGGAGTAATAATGAGTGTACATAATTCATTGTACCTGGGACCTATAGAAAAGTTTGGTACTccggaacaaaaagaaaaatatattagaacaTTTTTAGATGGGCAAAAAGTTGGTTGCTTCGCTCTGAGTGAACCTGGTAATGGATCAGATGCAGGTGCTGCTTCTACCACTGCAGTAAAAAATGGAGATAAATATGTGATCAATGGAACTAAATCTTGGATAACAAATGGATATGAAGCAGAAGCAGTTATTTTATTTGCTACCAcagataaatcaaaaaaacatAAAGGAATAAGTAGCTTTATAGTGGATAAACCCATAAATGGTTTATCTctaggtaaaaaagaaaataagttaGGTATAAGAGGTAGCAGTACTTGTTCTTTGATATTTGAAGATTGCAAGATAccagaagaaaatattttaggaGAACCAGGAATGGGTTTTAAAATTGCAATGATGACATTAG ATTCTGGAAGAATAGGTATTGCTTGTCAAGCTCTTGGAATAGCCCAAGCATCTCTCGATTGTGCTATAGAATATGCAGCAAAACGAGAAGCATTTGGAAATCCCATAGCGAAATTACAAACCATTCAACAAAAATTGGCAGATATGGCTTTAAAATTGGAAAGCTCCAGATTATTAACATGGAGAGCTGCATATCTTAAAGATATTGGTAAATCTTATACAAAG gAAGCTGCTATGGCAAAACTATCAGCATCCGAAGCTGCTACTTTCTGTGCACATCAGTGTATACAAATATTGGGTGGTATGGGTTATGTCACTGATATGCCAGCAGAACGACATTATAGAGATGCGCGTATTACAGAAATATATGAAGGAACTTCCGAAATACAAAAATTGGTTATAGCTGGAAatcttataaaagaatataatttcagTTAA
- the LOC122629701 gene encoding MAPK regulated corepressor interacting protein 2-like isoform X2 produces MNGKRPSSMPMKHQTETLAQHFDLIKYICDSWNSVSRELDMCYNQPHLNSSNYRNGTSVTYYQECEPNPQLKDFEPFDLEAWWGQRVVQSITRNASS; encoded by the exons ATGAATGGAAAAAGGCCATCTTCGATGCCTATGAAACATCAGACTGAAACTTTGGCTCAACACTTCGACCTAATCAAATACATATGTGACT CTTGGAATTCCGTATCAAGAGAATTAGACATGTGTTATAATCAGCCTCACTTGAATTCTTCGAATTACAGGAATGGTACTTCCGTTACATATTACCAAGAGTGCGAGCCGAATCCTCAACTCAAAG attTTGAGCCATTCGATCTTGAAGCTTGGTGGGGACAACGCGTAGTTCAAAGTATTACCAGAAATGCGAGTTCCTAG
- the LOC122629196 gene encoding phosphatidylinositol transfer protein alpha isoform — protein sequence MLIKEFRVTLPLTVEEYQVAQLYSVAEASKNNTGGGEGIEVLKNEPFKDYPLLGGKYSAGQYTYKIYHLASKVPAFIRILLPKNSLEIHEEAWNAYPYCKTVITNPGYMKDNFVIMIESFHIGDCGNQHNVHELPPDKLKIREVVHIDIANDSIASADYKEDEDPTKFKSQKTGRGPLVGKDWMNNVQPVMTCYKLVTCEFKWFGLQTRVESFIQKAERRLFTNFHRQVFCWIDRWYGLTMEDIRAIEDNTKEELDRQRHQGEVRGMRADD from the exons ATGCTCATCAAGGAATT CCGTGTCACTCTACCTTTGACCGTGGAAGAA TACCAAGTTGCTCAATTGTATTCCGTGGCAGAAGCAAGCAAAAATAATACaggtggaggagaaggtaTAGAGGTTCTAAAAAATGAACCCTTTAAGGATTATCCTCTACTCGGTGGGAAGTATTCTGCGGGTCAATATACGTATAAGATTTATCATCTAGCCAGTAAAGTGCCTGCTTTTATTCGCATCTTACTTCCAAAGAATTCTTTGGAAATTCATGAAGAAGCTTGGAATGCATATCCATATTGCAAAACTGTTATaact AATCCGGGTTATATGAAGGATAACTTTGTAATTATGATAGAATCTTTTCATATTGGAGATTGTGGAAATCAGCATAAT GTTCATGAATTACCTCCTGATAAGCTTAAAATAAGAGAAGtagtacatatagatatagcAAATGATTCTATTGCAAGTGCTGATtataaagaagatgaagatccAACAAAGTTTAAATCACAGAAAACAGGACGAGGTCCTCTTGTAGGCAAAGATTGGATGAACAATGTTCAACCTGTGATGACATGTTATAAGCTAGTTACTTGTGAATTTAAGTGGTTTGGGTTGCAAACACGCGTTGAAAGTTTTATTCAAAAAGCAGAAAGACGTCTGTTCACAAATTTTCATAGACAAGTTTTTTGCTGGATAGACCGTTGGTATGGATTAACAATGGAGGATATCAGAGCTATTGAAGACAATACTAAAGAAGAATTAGACAGG CAAAGACATCAAGGAGAAGTACGTGGAATGCGAGCCGATGATTGA
- the LOC122629195 gene encoding short-chain specific acyl-CoA dehydrogenase, mitochondrial isoform X2, whose product MLLRIFINFHRVNADFAEGELKPIADKLDKGHIYPKEQIKKMGELGLMSIAIPENLGGTGLDYLAYAIAMEEISRGCASTGVIMSVHNSLYLGPIEKFGTPEQKEKYIRTFLDGQKVGCFALSEPGNGSDAGAASTTAVKNGDKYVINGTKSWITNGYEAEAVILFATTDKSKKHKGISSFIVDKPINGLSLGKKENKLGIRGSSTCSLIFEDCKIPEENILGEPGMGFKIAMMTLDSGRIGIACQALGIAQASLDCAIEYAAKREAFGNPIAKLQTIQQKLADMALKLESSRLLTWRAAYLKDIGKSYTKEAAMAKLSASEAATFCAHQCIQILGGMGYVTDMPAERHYRDARITEIYEGTSEIQKLVIAGNLIKEYNFS is encoded by the exons ATGCTACTGaggatatttataaatttccatCGAGTTAATGC AGACTTTGCAGAAGGTGAACTGAAACCCATTGCAGACAAATTAGATAAAGGACATATTTATCCaaaagaacaaattaaaaaaatgggCGAGCTTGGTCTCATGAGCATCGCAATTCCTGAAAATTTAGGTGGAACTGGTTTAGATTATTTGGCATATGCGATTGCAATGGAAGAAATATCTAGAGGCTGTGCTAGTACAGGAGTAATAATGAGTGTACATAATTCATTGTACCTGGGACCTATAGAAAAGTTTGGTACTccggaacaaaaagaaaaatatattagaacaTTTTTAGATGGGCAAAAAGTTGGTTGCTTCGCTCTGAGTGAACCTGGTAATGGATCAGATGCAGGTGCTGCTTCTACCACTGCAGTAAAAAATGGAGATAAATATGTGATCAATGGAACTAAATCTTGGATAACAAATGGATATGAAGCAGAAGCAGTTATTTTATTTGCTACCAcagataaatcaaaaaaacatAAAGGAATAAGTAGCTTTATAGTGGATAAACCCATAAATGGTTTATCTctaggtaaaaaagaaaataagttaGGTATAAGAGGTAGCAGTACTTGTTCTTTGATATTTGAAGATTGCAAGATAccagaagaaaatattttaggaGAACCAGGAATGGGTTTTAAAATTGCAATGATGACATTAG ATTCTGGAAGAATAGGTATTGCTTGTCAAGCTCTTGGAATAGCCCAAGCATCTCTCGATTGTGCTATAGAATATGCAGCAAAACGAGAAGCATTTGGAAATCCCATAGCGAAATTACAAACCATTCAACAAAAATTGGCAGATATGGCTTTAAAATTGGAAAGCTCCAGATTATTAACATGGAGAGCTGCATATCTTAAAGATATTGGTAAATCTTATACAAAG gAAGCTGCTATGGCAAAACTATCAGCATCCGAAGCTGCTACTTTCTGTGCACATCAGTGTATACAAATATTGGGTGGTATGGGTTATGTCACTGATATGCCAGCAGAACGACATTATAGAGATGCGCGTATTACAGAAATATATGAAGGAACTTCCGAAATACAAAAATTGGTTATAGCTGGAAatcttataaaagaatataatttcagTTAA
- the LOC122629701 gene encoding MAPK regulated corepressor interacting protein 2-like isoform X1 has protein sequence MIGRNREREKMSGRSQITAMNGKRPSSMPMKHQTETLAQHFDLIKYICDSWNSVSRELDMCYNQPHLNSSNYRNGTSVTYYQECEPNPQLKDFEPFDLEAWWGQRVVQSITRNASS, from the exons ATGATAGGAAGAaatcgcgagagagaaaaaatgag cgGAAGATCACAAATAACGGCAATGAATGGAAAAAGGCCATCTTCGATGCCTATGAAACATCAGACTGAAACTTTGGCTCAACACTTCGACCTAATCAAATACATATGTGACT CTTGGAATTCCGTATCAAGAGAATTAGACATGTGTTATAATCAGCCTCACTTGAATTCTTCGAATTACAGGAATGGTACTTCCGTTACATATTACCAAGAGTGCGAGCCGAATCCTCAACTCAAAG attTTGAGCCATTCGATCTTGAAGCTTGGTGGGGACAACGCGTAGTTCAAAGTATTACCAGAAATGCGAGTTCCTAG
- the LOC122629122 gene encoding E3 ubiquitin-protein ligase SH3RF3 codes for MDECMLNDLLECSVCLERLDTSSKVLPCQHTFCKKCLEEIVSTHRELRCPECRVLVDVKVDDLPPNVLLMRILEGMRNAAPKNIKTVSRNNPGPQRLFGGHQVAPAPIVTTNITSVTHTTEVVRHANAAAKQVHLHNQAYGRAIYDYVSKVPGDLSFKKGDIVVLRKKIDNNWYFGECGTSHGVFPLSYVQVMTPLPPHVPQCKALYDFRMTTDDEDGCLTFNKGEVISVIRRVDENWAEGKLLDRIGIFPLAFVELNSVARALMKLSTNVQPGPSRIAPPTPTNEETTPLIPTDHSRNIQTTSQPHSQLTQTTTLPVSDSSSTVSSGGSSTTTTPNTPNSSSTSSSSSTAPSSPSSPATSPSAVGNRHNVKRHSFTAMNTGHHAHSHHRHSAEILSPAVDSGLNSGNNSSANESPSVQALGNSTDQSFRHRRSGSSDLVLAQSSQNLPSNSNNGSHLPAAYVALYPYKPQKADELELRKGGIYMVTERCQDGWFKGTSNRTQKCGVFPGNYVAPAKCQRGLCRGTSNTTQHQNSPLTTGQGNNESRLTVTYTKNKGPAPQPYNIRTLPPPALPPRAINPVPPVSSSRLNQSQGITQENSPPRHNEQTSVITPLGRSHSAVMTSNLPSPGKQVLLQPALTTSTTAAIGSITNNNSTAVNATAAAISTIPDRSKSPNNILHTASVSAPTSSTSVTSNKTGEKSKEKKDKCVSLMRRLTNIKKSKSPPPATYSMDNPVFEDGNAMNPMHVRSGSCPSQLLQVAPTQELNASNSLHRMCPGSVQGHVTSSQRLKFKERPSLQVSVFERSSDTSGVVMPTTVAGNHHRKSNSLDTGIGKQVKQQPSRERERVYRFRCIVPYPPNSEFELELRVGDIIYVHKKRDDGWYKGTQQRTGRTGLFPASFVEAF; via the exons ATGGATGAGTGTATGCTAAACGATTTGTTGGAATGTTCGGTGTGCTTAGAACGACTGGATACTTCTAGTAAAGTATTGCCTTGTCAGCAcactttttgtaaaaaatgtttagaaGAAATTGTGAGTACGCACAGAGAACTACGGTGCCCTGAGTGTAGAGTGCTGGTCGATGTTAAAGTCGACGACTTGCCACCAAATGTATTACTTATGCGTATTCTGGAAGGAATGCGCAATGCTGCACctaagaatataaaaactgTTTCTCGAAATAATCCAGGCCCACAGCGGCTATTTGGTGGTCATCAAGTTGCTCCAGCTCCTATCGTAACCACGAATATCACATCTGTTACGCACACTACCGAAGTAGTACGTCATGCTAATGCAGCAGCTAAGCAGGTACACTTACACAATCAGGCATATGGCCGGGCCATATATGATTATGTGTCTAAAGTACCTgg tgATTTAAGTTTTAAGAAAGGTGACATTGTTgttcttcgtaaaaaaattgataataattggtATTTTGGAGAGTGCGGTACTAGTCATGGCGTTTTTCCATTATCCTATGTTCAG GTGATGACTCCACTGCCACCACATGTACCACAATGTAAAGCTTTATACGATTTTAGAATGACCACCGACGATGAAGATGGCTGTCTTACATTTAATAAG GGAGAAGTTATTAGCGTTATTAGAAGGGTAGATGAAAATTGGGCAGAAGGAAAACTTTTAGATAGAATAGGTATTTTTCCTTTAGCCTTTGTAGAACTTAATAGCGTTGCTAGAGCTTTAATGAAGTTGTCAACAAA TGTACAACCAGGCCCTTCGCGAATAGCACCACCTACTCCTACCAACGAAGAAACTACTCCTTTAATACCAACTGATCACTCGCGTAACATTCAAACAACGAGCCAACCTCATTCGCAGTTAACACAG ACTACAACATTACCAGTGTCAGATTCTAGCTCAACTGTATCTTCTGGAGGTAGTTCTACTACAACTACTCCAAACACACCTAATAGCTCGAGTACTTCCAGCAGTTCTAGTACTGCTCCTAGCAGTCCTAGTAGTCCTGCTACTTCTCCTTCAGCAGTTGGAAATAGACACAATGTCAAACGTCATAGCTTTACTGCCATGAATACTGGCCATCATGCACATTCCCATCATCGACATAGTGCTGAAATACTTAGTCCAGCTGTAGACAGTGGCCTTAACAGTGGAAATAATAGTTCTGCCAATGAATCCCCATCTGTACAG GCATTAGGTAATAGTACAGATCAAAGCTTTCGGCACAGACGAAGTGGTAGCAGTGATCTAGTCCTTGCTCAATCATCACAAAATTTACCCAGTAACTCTAATAATGGTAGCCATTTACCAGCTGCTTATGTTGCTTTGTATCCGTATAAACCACAAAAAGCAGATGAACTTGAGTTGAGGAAAGGAGGTATTTATATGGTAACGGAACGTTGTCAAGATGGTTGGTTCAAAGGAACATCTAATCGTACACAAAAATGTGGAGTTTTTCCTGGAAATTATGTCGCCCCAGCAAA ATGCCAACGTGGCTTATGCAGAGGAACATCAAATACTACACAACATCAAAATTCTCCATTGACAACTGGTCAGGGCAATAATGAATCGCGATTAACTGTTACTTATACCAAAAACAAAGGGCCTGCACCCCAACCTTACAATATAAGAACATTACCACCCCCTGCATTACCACCTCGTGCTATTAATCCAGTTCCACCTGTATCGTCTTCGCGACTGAATCAAAGCCAAGGCATAACTCAAGAAAATAGTCCTCCCAGACACAATGAACAAACCTCTGTTATAACGCCTCTAGGTCGTAGTCACAGCGCAGTGATGACTTCaaatttac CTTCTCCCGGTAAACAAGTATTATTACAACCTGCTTtaacaacatcaacaacagcTGCTATTGGCAGTATTACCAATAACAACAGTACAGCTGTAaatgctactgctgctgctatttCTACTATACCCGACAGAAGCAAAAGtccaaataatattttacatacagCAAGTGTCTCTGCTCCTACTTCAAGTACGTCTGTTACTTCAAATAAAACTGGTGAAAAG tcaaaggaaaagaaagacaaatgtGTTTCTTTGATGCGTCGTTtaactaatataaaaaaatctaaatcaCCTCCACCAGCTACTTATTCAATGGATAATCCTGTATTTGAGGATGGTAATGCCATGAATCCAATGCATGTTAG atcGGGATCTTGTCCAAGTCAGTTGCTACAGGTGGCACCCACGCAGGAATTAAATGCTTCGAACAGTCTTCATCGCATGTGTCCAGGCTCTGTGCAAGGGCACGTCACGTCCTCACAGAGACTAAAGTTCAAGGAGAGACCCTCTTTACAGGTCTCAGTTTTCGAGAG atcgaGCGATACAAGCGGAGTAGTAATGCCTACAACCGTAGCTGGTAATCATCATCGTAAAAGTAATTCTTTGGATACTGGTATAGGTAAACAAGTGAAACAACAACCTTCGCGTGAACG tGAACGAGTATATAGATTTCGCTGCATAGTTCCGTATCCACCTAATAGCGAATTTGAACTAGAACTACGAGTAGgtgatataatttatgtacataaaaaaCGTGATGATGGATGGTATAAAGGGACGCAACAACGTACTGGACGCACCGGTCTTTTTCCCGCAAGTTTTGTGGAAGCTTTCTGA
- the LOC122629700 gene encoding trichohyalin-like, which produces MLSIVRAMRGKSSVFLVMYHLEERQETLQLRRKLEEVNAKFVQLQQAFVMKLRSQKHRETRFDRLTLENQEIQRFAEECLRDVTEMRIRLKETENERDLWKNTAMRGRKKAERMRSEAKVVEESLEKKRESVSRSIRNEQREKQLEELSGFYNEAKEKIRRLEEETKENATRKESFEARARELANLLETLEHFDLDVKTLCRLTAEAVENLTKVGLHFAETIKKLRQFTWKTDDKECDTETNKLRSQNLVLREIVKSLKRRAQFRSENQASREKDLKESINERENKIEESHNYRDLKANDNNANVKKNRNQTWMQHETNSKGNDDVENVVNDTSFKNDFGEDQTFINDRTESKEKCFSTRYNRDSKEIVSNEVDEKLLCIESHKNGIFYDEYVIGFSNNRQMKIKHSPEASTKAAHLKLEIVDCEEKYQESPPDKVVILLKNLWTSIKINRTGINCATQTVLTRKRDNYTQTSITEIRNFLRLNVGYTMLNSEKRAIERNLSSLEETVARLKSNTLHHARSMIGKNYKCLRNDEFFECIERLAGG; this is translated from the exons TAATGTATCACTTGGAGGAACGACAGGAAACGCTACAATTGCGTAGGAAGCTCGAAGAGGTAAATGCAAAGTTCGTTCAACTACAGCAAGCTTTCGTGATGAAACTACGATCGCAGAAGCATCGAGAAACACGATTCGACCGTCTGACTCTCGAAAACCAAG AGATTCAAAGATTCGCCGAGGAATGCTTGCGAGACGTCACGGAAATGAGAATAAGGttgaaagagacggagaacgAGAGGGATCTTTGGAAAAACACGGCAATGCGTGGACGGAAAAAAGCAGAGCGGATGAG AAGCGAGGCCAAAGTCGTGGAGGAATCTCTTGAAAAGAAGCGAGAAAGCGTTTCGAGAAGCATACGAAACGAACAGAGGGAAAAACAGCTCGAGGAATTATCCGGTTTTTACAACGAAGCTAAAGAAAAG ATACGTCGTCTTGAAgaggaaacgaaggaaaacgcGACGCGAAAGGAATCCTTTGAAGCGAGAGCGCGCGAATTAGCGAATCTGTTGGAAACTTTGGAGCACTTCGATCTCGACGTTAAAACCTTGTGTCGTCTTACCGCGGAGG CCGTGGAAAATTTGACCAAAGTCGGACTACACTTTGCGGAAACTATAAAGAAATTGAGACAGTTTACTTGGAAAACCGATGACAAAGAGTGCGATACCGAAACGAACAAACTGAGGTCTCAAAATTTGGTACTGCGAGAAATTGTGAAGAGTCTTAAGCGAAGG GCGCAATTTCGATCGGAGAATCAagcttcgagagagaaagatttaaagGAAAGTatcaatgagagagaaaacaaaatcgaaGAGTCGCATAATTATAGGGATTTAAAAGCTAACGATAACAACGCTaacgtaaaaaagaatcgaaatcAAACCTGGATGCAGCACGAAACGAACTCGAAAGGAAACGACGACGTAGAAAATGTTGTAAATGACACATCCTTCAAAAATGATTTTGGAGAGGATCAAACGTTTATAAACGACAGGACagaatctaaagaaaaatgcTTTTCAACGAGATATAATCGCGATAGTAAGGAAATCGTGTCCAACGAGGTTGATGAAAAATTGCTCTGCATCGAATCGCATAAAAACGGGATTTTTTATGACGAATATGTGATCGGATTCTCAAACAATCGACAAATGAAAATCAAACATTCGCCCGAGGCCAGTACAAAGGCGGCGCACTTAAAATTGGAAATTGTGGAttgcgaagaaaaatatcaggAAAGTCCCCCGGATAAAGTAGTAATACTCTTGAAAAATCTTTGGACGTCCATTAAAATCAACCGTACCGGCATTAATTGTGCCACTCAAACGGTGTTAACTCGAAAACGTGATAATTATACGCAAACTTCGATCACTGAAATACGCAATTTTCTACGATTAAATGTTGGCTATACG ATGTTAAATAGTGAAAAACGTGCCATTGAAAGGAATTTATCTAGTTTGGAAGAGACCGTAGCTCGTTTAAAGTCTAACACGTTACATCATGCACGATCTATGATTGggaaaaattacaaatgttTGAGGAACGATGAATTTTTTGAGTGCATCGAACGTTTGGCTGGAGGCTAA